Within the Sebastes umbrosus isolate fSebUmb1 chromosome 5, fSebUmb1.pri, whole genome shotgun sequence genome, the region ATAAATGTGTCACTATAgcaattaatcatgataaatGTGTACATAATAATACCACCAAACACCTGTAGTAATGAGTTCAAACAATGTGGAGCTGATTGATATTATATAGCTTTACATAAAGGCCATGTAGAGTTATGTGTTCATATTGCTGGGTCTCTAAAAGTAAACATTCAACTCATTTGGACTGAATATGATGCTCTTATAATCATAATCTCTCTTCCTCCAGGCAGCTCCACACCCCCACCaacctcatcctcctctccctggCTGTGTCTGACTTGCTCGTGGGCCTCGCAGTGATGCCGGGTGCAATCGTCTCGATGCAGTCTTGTGGGTTTATGGGTAAAATCACATGTGCTCTTTTGTACCTGTTGAGCTTCAGTCTCACCTCTTCTTCTGTAGGGAACATGGTGCTCATAGCTGTGGACCGCTACGTGGCTATTTGTGATCCTCTGCGCTATTCTTCCATTATAACACCAAGCAGAGTTAAaatctgtgtgtctctgagtTGGTTCTGCTCTCTCGTCTTCACCTTCACGATACTGAAAGATCACTTGTCACAAATAGATTTGTCTAATTCCTGCCATCAGGAATGTGTGGTTGTCATGAACTACATTTCAGGGGCAGTAGACTTGCTTCTGACCTTTTTTGGCCCCGTCACTGTTATCATAGTTCTGTATATGAGAGTATTTGTAGTGGCGGTGTCACAGGCACGGGCCATGCGCTCTCAAATTGCAGCTGTCAAATCAAAAGTGACTGTTAAGAAATCTGAGATGAAGGCAGCTGGAACTCTTGGTATTTCCCTTCTTGTGTTTATACTTTGTCTCTGTCCGTACTACATCCCTTCTCTAGTAGGACAGGACACCTCAAGCAATTTATTAGCTCAGCTTTGGCTGTTCTTTTGTAACTCCACTTTTAATCCTCTCATCTACGCCTTTTTCTTCCCCTGGTTTAGGAAAACGGTTAAAGTCATTGTCAGCCTTCAGGTGCTGCAGCCTGGTTCCCGTGAGGCCAAGATCATGTAGAGAGAAATAATACACTGTATACAAACCGACTTattttatgaaagttaattgatgATGACGTAAATTTGAAAACAGGGAAAGTACAATGTTGTgacatataaatgtatttacttcAGTAGGACAGCTAAaagaaacatactgtatgtgggcGTTTCTGCAACTATGGGCATTTTAAGTACCAGCAATGACATTCGTATGTTaaaatttgcagtgcaatgcttgataaatatatatggTGCTATTACCCATTgacataaaatataattatgaaatgatgtgatttaataaaatttATGAAGCATTTTTTGGGTCCACTTTCTTCATGTCCCACTTCATCTTCATGTTACAGCAACAGCTTTAGGTGTTGCGGTAAAGACATTAACATTAGAattgcaatatctgtcataaaaaaacaacatattttatattttttgtgtatgaagacTGACATCTATGGTTAATGTCTATATTTTTCAGGGTGtagagaaaatcatgaaatcccctatttaaaaaaaaatcttttcatattaatatttacaatgatgcacaaagcttgatgaaaattaatttaaatgtctcGAAAACATTATAGaaattaaaacaggaaacattttgtgtacctgtttatacgtattacatactctgatggttaaaaaTCATAgagggtgattttttttttatttgggagaGTCAAAAGTGACAGTAGTTTCAGAAGCACCCATGTATGTAAACCACTATACTTTTGACCTTTGCCAGTTAAGATAATGGAGATTTGGTTTAGAAAAGCTATTGAGTTATttcctgtcagtgtgtcaaaTAGAGcaaggtatgctttagggcgtggctaccttgtgattgactggtcgctaccacggcgttgtctggtctgggtgttgtccgtgtttttgtggGTAGGCGCCAGGGGTAGATGAGATTTgccctgagatgctgaagggctGTCGTGGCTGACACGCCTCTTCAGTGTcttctcatttttaaaaagggggaCCGGAGGGttgaaataatgtgatttaatcaaatttatgaagcattttatgggtccaaacaccacttttctaCATGTCCAACTTCATCTTAATGTTGTAAAGACATTAGACATTAGAATTGCaatatatgtcataaaaaaacaacatattttatattttttctgtatgaagactgacatctatggttactgtcttctacatttttcagggtgtagagaaaatcatgaaatcccctattaattttttttaaatgtttttatatcaatatttacaatgatgcacaaagcttgatgaaaatttatttaaatatcttaaaaaatattatagactttaaaaaaggaaaatgcataaaatgagtgttactgtaatgttgcggtaaggacatttagtacaagaacaagtgatgaaaaccataaaaaataaacatgttacagattaaaatattaacgactatatatatttttgtgtatctgtttatatgtattacatactctgatgattaaaattaaaattcctagaggttgattttttttaatttgggagAGTCATAAGTGACCGTAGTTGCAGAAGCACCCATGTATGTAAACCATTATACTTTTGACCTTTGCCAGTTAAGATAATGGAGATTTGGTTTAGAAAAGCTATTGAGTTATTTCCTGTCAGTGTGTTTAATATTAGTGCAATTCAAAACTGAACGGTGTCCCCTAATGAATGAAGTGTAGTAGGTGTAGCCTTTACAttgcaagaaagaaagaaaaaactaaCTACATTATGTGGCATGAATTGATTAAATGGCCAAACAGAGTGAATGCCAATATTAAAGTGGAAGTACGCCCATTTaccaa harbors:
- the LOC119488815 gene encoding trace amine-associated receptor 13c-like: MMMETLAAADFCFPPINTSCRSMSVTPQAVLIKTLLCCITLLTVMLNLLVIISISHFRQLHTPTNLILLSLAVSDLLVGLAVMPGAIVSMQSCGFMGKITCALLYLLSFSLTSSSVGNMVLIAVDRYVAICDPLRYSSIITPSRVKICVSLSWFCSLVFTFTILKDHLSQIDLSNSCHQECVVVMNYISGAVDLLLTFFGPVTVIIVLYMRVFVVAVSQARAMRSQIAAVKSKVTVKKSEMKAAGTLGISLLVFILCLCPYYIPSLVGQDTSSNLLAQLWLFFCNSTFNPLIYAFFFPWFRKTVKVIVSLQVLQPGSREAKIM